The window CGACACGGTGCAGGGCGGTATCACCCTGCGCTTGCAGAACGTACCGTGGGATCAGGCGCTGGATCTGGTGTTGAAAACCAAGGGCCTGGATAAACGCAAGATCGGTAACGTTTTGCTGGTGGCGCCGGCCGATGAAATTGCCGCCCGCGAGCGTCAGGAACTGGAGTCGCAGAAGCAGATTGCTGACCTCGCGCCCCTGCGTCGCGAGCTGTTGCAAGTCAACTACGCCAAAGCTGCCGATATCGCCAAGCTGTTCCAGTCGGTCACCAGTGTCGAGTCGAAAGTCGACGAGCGGGGCTCGATCACCGTGGATGAGCGGACCAACAACATCATTGCCTACCAGACCCAGAACCGCCTCGACGAACTGCGCCGTATCGTCGCGCAACTGGATATCCCGGTGCGTCAGGTGATGATCGAAGCACGGATCGTCGAAGCCAACGTCGACTATGACAAAAGCCTCGGCGTGCGCTGGGGCGGATCGATCCAGAACAAGGGCAACTGGAACACCTCGGGTGTCAGTAATAGTGGGGCGAATGCTTCATCGACCATCGGTACGCCTGGCAGCACCAGCACCAACTCGCCATTCGTCGACCTGGGTGCCGCCGGCAATACCTCGGGGCTCGGGATCGCCTTCATCACCGACAATGTGTTGCTGGATCTCGAGCTGACGGCCATGGAGAAGACCGGCAACGGCGAAATCGTTTCGCAGCCCAAGGTGGTCACCTCGGACAAGGAAACCGCGAAAATCCTCAAGGGCACGGAGATTCCCTATCAGGAAGCCAGCTCCAGCGGCGCAACGTCGGTGTCGTTCAAGGAGGCCTCGCTGTCTCTGGAAGTGACGCCACAGATCACGCCGGACAACCGGATCATCATGGAGGTCAAGGTCACCAAGGACGAACCGGACTACCTGAACAAGGTGCAGGATGTGCCGCCGATCAAGAAAAACGAGGTCAATGCCAAGGTCCTGGTCAACGACGGCGAGACCATCGTCATTGGCGGGGTTTTCTCAAATACTCAGAGCAAGGTTGTAGATAAGGTGCCATTTCTCGGCGATGTGCCGTATCTTGGCCGCCTTTTCCGGCGTGACGTGGTTTCGGAGAAAAAATCCGAGCTGTTGGTGTTTCTCACACCGCGTATCATGAATAACCAGGCGATTGCTGTGAGTCGTTGATTCTGTGCGAAATTTGATTCTTGTTGGACCGATGGGGGCTGGAAAAAGCACCATCGGCCGGTTGCTGGCCAAAGAGCTGCGCCTGCCGTTCAAAGATTCCGATAAGGAAATTGAATTGCGCACGGGCGCCAATATCCCGTGGATCTTCGATAAGGAAGGCGAACCAGGCTTTCGTGACCGCGAGCAGGCGATGATTGCCGAGCTGTGCGGGTGCGACGGCGTGGTGCTGGCGACCGGTGGCGGCGCGGTGATGCGCGAGGCCAATCGCCGGGCGCTGCACGCCGGGGGGCGAGTGGTCTATCTGCATGCGTCTGTCGAGCAGCAAGTGGGCCGCACGTCCCGCGATCGCAATCGCCCCCTGTTGCGTACTGCCGATCCGGCCAAGACCCTTCGGGATCTGCTGGCGATCCGCGATCCGCTTTATCGGGAAATTGCCGATCTGGTGGTGGAAACCGATGAGCGGCCGCCGCGTATGGTCGTGCTCGATATTCTCGAACGCTTGCAGCAGCTACCTCCCCGTTAAAGCGCAGCGCGAAATGCGCTATCCTCGGCGTCCTGTCGTGGCCGCTCAAGGTTGTGGCAGATGGCTACCGAACGGCGTCACACCAGCAGACGCTGTGGACATACGTTAACTCAAGGCAGGACGCCTGATTCCATCTTCACTGTGGGGACACATGCAGACACTCAAGGTCGATCTAGGCGAGCGCAGCTACCCGATTCATATTGGCGAAGGTTTGTTGGATCAGCTGGAGCTGCTGGCCCCGCATATCCGTGGACGGCAAGTGGCGATCATCTCCAACGAGACCGTTGCGCCGCTCTATCTCGAGCGTCTGACCCGCAGCCTCGCGCAGTTCTCGGTGGTTTCCGTGGTATTGCCGGACGGTGAAGCGTTCAAGACCTGGGAAACCCTGCAACTGATTTTCGACGGATTGCTGACCGCGCGGCACGACCGCCGTACCACGGTCATCGCCCTCGGTGGTGGCGTGATTGGTGACATGGCCGGTTTTGCTGCCGCCTGCTATCAGCGTGGTGTCGATTTCATCCAGATCCCGACCACACTGTTGTCGCAAGTCGACTCCTCGGTAGGCGGCAAGACCGGGATCAACCATCCGTTGGGCAAGAACATGGTCGGCGCTTTCTATCAGCCGAACGTGGTGCTGATCGATACCGCGACCCTCAATACCCTGCCGGCCCGGGAACTCTCCGCCGGGCTTGCCGAGGTCATCAAATACGGGCTGATCTGCGACGAACCGTTTCTGACCTGGCTCGAAGAAAACGTCGATCGCCTGCGCGCCCTGGACCAGGTCGCCCTGACCTACGCCATCGAGCGCTCTTGCGCGGCCAAGGCTGCGGTGGTCGGTGCCGACGAGCGGGAGACCGGTGTTCGCGCCACGCTCAACCTGGGTCACACCTTCGGCCACGCCATCGAAACCCACATGGGCTATGGTGTCTGGCTACATGGTGAGGCGGTCGCTGCTGGCACCGTAATGGCCTTGGAAATGTCCACGCGCCTGGGCTGGATCAGCGAACAGGAACGCGATCGCGGCATTCGTCTGTTCCAGCGTGCCGGCCTGCCGGTTATCCCGCCAGAAGAGATGACTGAAGCCGATTTTCTCGAACACATGGCAATTGACAAGAAAGTGATCGACGGTCGTTTGCGCCTGGTGCTGCTGCGCCACATGGGCGAAGCGGTGGTGACCGACGATTATCCGAAAGAGGTTTTACAGGCCACGCTGGGAGCGGATTACCGCGCTCTGGCTCAGCTTAAAGGTTAATAAGATCCCGATGACTAGTTTGCACGCCGACGAGGCTTTCCTCGGCCATTACCAGTTGAGTCATGACCCTTTTTCTCCACGGGTGCCTGGCTTCAAATTCTTCCCGGCCCAGCGCAAACCGGTGCTGGGGCAACTGCATCACCTGGCACGCTACAGTCAGTTGTTGCTGGTCGTCACGGGCCCGCAAGGCAGTGGCAAGACGCTGTTGCGTCAGGCCTTGGTGGCCAGCACCAACAAACAGTCGGTGCAGAGCGTGGTGGTTTCCGCCCGTGGCGCCGGTGATGCGGCCGGCGTGCTGCGTCAGGTGGCCCAGGCGCTGAACGTCGCCCAGGCCGAGATCGGCGCGATTCTGGCCCAAGTGGTGCAACTTGCGTTGACGGGGCAGGAAGTCTATTTGCTGGTGGATGACGCCGAGCAGCTTGACGAATCCGCGCTGGAAGCCTTGCTGGCCCTGGCTGCCGGTGCACCGGAAGGTCGCCCGCATGTGTTCCTGTTCGGCGAGTCGTCGCTGATCGCTCAACTGGATGCGCTGAGCCTCGAGGAAGAGCGTTTCCACGTCATCGAGTTGCAGCCTTACACCGAAGAAGAAACCCGCGAGTATCTGGAACAGCGTCTCGAAGGCGCCGGCCGGGGTATCGAACTTTTCACCGCAGATCAGATCTCTGATATTCACGAAAGCTCCGACGGTTGGCCTGGCACCATCAACCAGGTTGCCCGCGATGCAATGATCGAAGCCATGATTGCCAGCCGCTCAGCGGTGAAGCGTCCAAGTATGGGGTTCAACATGCCGAAGAAACACGTATTGGCGATATCCGCCGTTGTCGTGGTCGCGGTAGCCGCCGCCTGGTTGATGCCGGGTCGCAGCAAGGCACCGACCACCGGCGCGCCTGCCAATGAACAGGCGCAACTGCCGCTCGGCCAGGGCACGCCACAACCTGACAGCGGCGGCGCGCCTGCCGTCGAATTCGCCGGTAACTCGCAGCCGATGCCATTGCCGCTGGTCGGCAACTCGCAGCCGGTCATGCGCGGTCCGCTGGCCGAAGCCGCCGGTGGCATCACCGAAGGCGATGACGGTGTGCCGGTCGAAGGTTCGAGCGCTACACCGCCGACCGTGACGACCACCGCGCCGCCTGCGGGCATCCAGCCTGGCCCGGCACCGGCACCTGCCGCCAAGCCTGTGCCTGCGCCGACTCAGGTCGCGACGGCCAAGCCAGTCCCGGTTGCGCCTGCCGTGAAGCCGGCTCCCGCTCCAGTGCCAGCCAAGCCAGCCGCCGCAGCCGCCAAGCCTGCCGAGAAACCAGCCACCGTGGCCAAGGCTGCCGGCGGCACCTGGTACTCAGCGCAAGCGCCGGGTAACTACGTGGTGCAGATCCTCGGCACCAGTTCCGAAGCGGCCGCGCAATCCTTCGTCAAGGAGCAGGGCGGCGAGTACCGTTATTTCAAGAAAGTCCTCAACGGCAAGCCGCTTTACGTCATCACCTACGGTAGCTTCGCCAACCGCGATGCAGCCGTTACCGCTATCAAGGCCTTGCCAGCGAAGGTTCAGGCTGGTAAACCTTGGCCTCGCACTGTCGCCAGCGTCCAACAGGAACTGGCAACAACTCGCTGAAGATTCGGCGGCCTTACCCAGGCCGCCTCTCCAAGCACCTCAAAATTTCTACAAGCGCATGCCGTCTCTACAGACCGCGTGCCTTGTGGTGTCTGCGTCACAGTAGTCTTTGAGTCGTTGCGGTCAAAATTAAAAAAGTTTTGACTAGCACAGCATATCGCTTTAAACCTTTCACAAATGCGACATAGATTTGCGACAGTTCGTCGTCAAATTTGTGAGCCTCCGTGTCGGTGTGTACAATGACCTCCCTTTTGCCCCCGCAAAGCTGGCGTACGTTCGGCGCGGATGGTAAGTGGTTGAATTGAAAAGAAATTTGCCTCGACAAGAGGCAGCCTGGTGAGAAAGTGTCTATGAAAGCAGGTCTGTACCAACCAGATGAATTCAAGGATAACTGCGGTTTCGGCCTGATAGCCCATATGCAGGGCGAGCCCAGTCATACCCTTTTGCAAACGGCCATCGAGGCCCTGACCTGCATGACCCACCGCGGTGGGATCAACGCCGACGGCAAGACCGGTGACGGTTGCGGTCTGCTGATTCAAAAGCCGGACGTGTTCCTGCGAGCCATCGCCCAGGAAACCTTCGGCGTCGAACTGCCCAAGCAATATGCAGTGGGCATGGTCTTCTTCAACCAGGACCCGGTCAAAGCCGAAGCCGCTCGCGAGAACATGAACCGCGAGATCCTCGCTGCTGGCCTGACCCTCGTCGGCTGGCGCAAAGTGCCGATCGACACCAGCGTCCTCGGTCGCCTGGCCCTTGAACGCCTGCCGCAGATCGAACAAGTGTTCATCGCCGGTGATGGCCTGAGCGATCAGGACATGGCCGTCAAGCTGTTCACCTCCCGTCGTCGCTCGTCCGTGGCCAACGCCGCCGACGCCGATCACTACGTCTGCAGCTTTTCGCACAAGACCATCATTTATAAAGGCCTGATGATGCCGGCGGATTTGACCGCCTTCTATCCAGACCTCAGCGACCAGCGCCTGCAGACCTCGATTTGCGTGTTCCACCAGCGCTTCTCGACCAACACCCTGCCGAAATGGCCGCTGGCCCAGCCGTTCCGCTTCCTCGCGCACAACGGCGAGATCAACACCATCACCGGTAACCGCAACTGGGCCGTGGCCCGTCGCACCAAGTTCACCAATGACCTGATGGACCTGGAAGAACTCGGCCCGCTGGTCAACCGTGTCGGTTCCGACTCCTCCAGCATGGACAACATGCTCGAGTTGATGGTCACCGGTGGCATCGACCTGTTCCGTGGCGTGCGGATGATCATTCCGCCTGCGTGGCAGAACGTCGAAACCATGGACCCGGACCTGCGTGCGTTCTACGAATACAACTCGATGCACATGGAGCCGTGGGACGGTCCGGCCGGCGTGGTCATGACCGACGGTCGCTACGCGGTGTGCCTGCTCGACCGTAACGGTCTGCGTCCGGCGCGTTGGGTCACCACCAAGAACGGTTTCATCACCCTGGCCTCGGAAATCGGTGTCTGGAACTACCAGCCTGAAGACGTGCTCGCCAAGGGCCGCGTTGGCCCGGGTCAGATCTTTGCCGTGGACACCGAAACCGGCCAGATTCTCGACACCGACGCCATCGACAACCGCTTGAAGTCCCGTCATCCGTACAAGCAATGGCTGCGCAAGAATGCCCTGCGCATCCAGGCGACCATGGAAGATAACGACCACGGTTCGGCGTTCTACGACGTTGACCAGCTCAAGCAGTACATGAAGATGTACCAGGTCACTTTCGAAGAACGTGATCAGGTGCTGCGTCCGCTCGGCGAGCAAGGCTACGAAGCCGTCGGCTCGATGGGCGACGATACGCCGATGGCCGTGCTGTCCCAGCGCGTGCGCACGCCGTACGACTATTTCCGCCAGCAATTCGCGCAGGTCACCAACCCGCCGATCGACCCGCTGCGTGAAGCCATCGTCATGTCGCTGGAGATCTGCCTCGGTGCCGAGCGCAATATCTTCCAGGAGTCGCCGGAACACGCCTCGCGCGTGATCCTCAGCTCGCCGGTCATTTCCCCGGCCAAGTGGCGCTCGCTGATGAACCTCGATCGTCCGGGCTTCGAGCGCACGATCATCGACCTCAATTACGACGAAAGCGTCGGCCTCGAAGCGGCGATCCGCAACGTGGCTGATCAGGCTGAAGAAGCCGTGCGCTCCGGTCGTACCCAGGTCGTGCTGAGTGACCGTCACATTGCCCCGGGCAAGTTGCCGATCCACGCCTCCCTGGCCACCGGGGCGGTGCACCATCGCCTGACCGAAAAAGGCCTGCGTTGCGACTCTAACATCCTCGTGGAAACCGCGACGGCTCGCGATCCGCACCACTTTGCCGTGTTGATCGGTTTCGGCGCCTCGGCGGTCTATCCGTTCCTGGCCTATGAAGTGCTGGGCGACCTGATCCGTACCGGTGAAGTGCTGGGCGACCTCTATGAGGTGTTCAAGAACTACCGCAAAGGCATCACCAAAGGCCTGTTGAAGATCCTGTCGAAGATGGGTATCTCGACCATCACTTCGTACCGCGGTGCGCAGCTGTTCGAGGCCATCGGCCTGTCCGAAGAAGTCTGCGAGCTGAGCTTCCGTGGCGTGCCAAGCCGCATCAAAGGTGCGCGTTTCGTCGACATCGAAGCCGAGCAGAAAGCCCTGGCGGCCGAAGCCTGGAGCCCGCGCAAGCCAATCCAGCAGGGTGGTTTGCTGAAGTTCGTCCACGGTGGCGAATATCACGCGTACAACCCGGACGTGGTCAACACCCTGCAAGCCGCTGTGCAGCAGGGCGACTACAGCAAGTTCAAGGAATACACGGCGCTGGTGGACAACCGTCCGGTGTCGATGATCCGTGACATGTTCAAAGTCAAAACCCTGGACACGCCGCTGGACATCAGCGAGATCGAACCGCTGGAATCAGTGCTCAAGCGCTTTGACTCTGCGGGCATCTCCCTCGGCGCCTTGTCGCCGGAAGCTCACGAAGCCCTCGCCGAAGCGATGAACCGCCTCGGTGCGCGTTCCAACTCCGGCGAAGGCGGCGAAGACCCGGCGCGTTACGGCACCATCAAGAGCTCGAAAATCAAACAAGTCGCGACTGGTCGTTTCGGTGTGACCCCGGAATACCTGGTCAACGCTGAAGTGCTGCAGATCAAAGTCGCTCAGGGCGCCAAGCCCGGCGAAGGTGGTCAGCTGCCCGGCGGCAAGGTCAACGGTCTGATCGCCAAGCTGCGGTACGCAGTGCCGGGCGTGACCCTGATCTCGCCTCCACCGCACCACGACATCTACTCGATCGAAGACTTGTCGCAGCTGATTTTCGACCTGAAACAAGTCAACCCGAAGGCGCTGGTCTCGGTGAAGCTGGTTGCAGAAGCGGGCGTCGGCACCATCGCTGCCGGTGTGGCCAAGGCCTACGCGGACTTGATCACCATTTCCGGCTACGACGGCGGTACCGGTGCATCGCCGCTGACCTCGATCAAATACGCGGGCGCCCCGTGGGAACTCGGCCTGGCCGAAACCCACCAGACCCTGCGCGGCAACGATCTGCGCGGCAAAGTGCGGGTACAAACCGACGGTGGCCTGAAAACCGGCCTCGACGTGATCAAGGCAGCGATCCTCGGCGCTGAAAGCTTCGGCTTCGGCACCGCGCCAATGATCGCCCTTGGCTGCAAATACCTGCGCATCTGTCACCTGAACAACTGCGCCACCGGCGTCGCGACTCAGAACGAGAAGCTGCGCAAGGATCACTACATCGGGACCGTCGACATGGTGGTGAATTTCTTCACCTACGTCGCCGAAGAAACCCGTGAGTGGCTGGCCAAGCTGGGCGTGCGCTCCCTCGAAGAGCTGATCGGTCGTACCGATCTGCTGGACATCCTCGAAGGCCAGACCGCCAAGCAGCAACACCTGGACCTGACGCCGTTGCTGGGCAGCGATCACATCCCGGCAGACAAGCCTCAGTTCTGCCAGGTCGACCGCAACCCACCGTTCGACAAAGGCCTGCTGGCCGAGAAAATGGTCGAGATGGCCACCTCGGCCATCAACGACATGAGCGGCGCCGATTTCGCGCTGGATATCTGCAACTGCGACCGTTCGATCGGCGCGCGGATCTCCGGTGAAATCGCTCGCAAGCATGGCAACCAAGGCATGGCGAATGCGCCGATCACCTTCCGCTTCAAAGGGACGGCCGGTCAGAGCTTCGGTGTGTGGAACGCTGGCGGCCTGAACATGTACCTGGAAGGCGACGCCAACGACTACGTCGGCAAAGGCATGACCGGCGGCAAACTGGTCATCGTTCCGCCCAAGGGCAGCGTCTACAAGACTCAGGACAGTGCCATCATCGGCAACACCTGCCTGTACGGCGCCACTGGCGGCAAGCTGTTCGCCGCCGGTACCGCAGGCGAGCGTTTCGCGGTGCGTAACTCCGGTGCTCACACGGTTGTGGAAGGCACGGGCGATCACTGCTGCGAGTACATGACCGGTGGTTTCGTCTGCGTATTGGGCAAGACCGGTTACAACTTCGGCTCAGGCATGACCGGCGGTTTCGCCTACGTGCTCGACCAGGACAACTCCTTCGTTGACCGGGTCAACCACGAACTGGTGGAAATCCAGCGGATCAGCGGTGAGGCGATGGAAGCCTATCGCAGCCACCTGCAACGCGTGCTGAACGAATACGTCGAGGAAACCGACAGCGAGTGGGGTCGTAACCTCGCTGAAAACCTCGATGACTATCTGCGCCGTTTCTGGCTGGTCAAGCCCAAGGCTGCCAACCTGAAATCGTTGCTTTCCAGCACCCGTGCCAACCCGCAGTGATATGCGCCTGAAGAGTTTGATGAGGTTTTAACAATGGCTGAACGTCTGAATAACGACTTCCAGTTCATCGATGTCGGGCGCAAGGATCCGAAGAAGAAACTGTTGCGTCAACGCAAGAAAGAGTTCGTGGAGATCTACGAACCCTTCAAACCCCAGCACTCGGCCGATCAGGCCCACCGCTGCCTGGGTTGCGGTAACCCGTATTGCGAATGGAAGTGCCCGGTGCACAACTTCATTCCGAACTGGCTGAAGCTGGTGGCCGAGGGCAACATCCTCCAGGCCGCCGAGCTGTCGCACCAGACCAACACCCTGCCGGAAGTCTGTGGCCGGGTGTGCCCGCAGGATCGTCTGTGCGAGGGTGCCTGCACCCTTAACGACGGCTTCGGCGCGGTGACCATCGGTTCGGTCGAGAAGTACATCACCGACACCGCGTTCGCCATGGGCTGGCGTCCGGACATGTCCAAGGTCATACCGACCGGCAAGCGTGTTGCGGTGATCGGCGCAGGCCCGGCAGGCCTGGGCTGTGCCGACGTGCTGGTACGCGGCGGCGTGACCCCGGTGGTGTTCGACAAGAACCCGGAAATCGGCGGCTTGCTGACCTTCGGCATCCCCGAGTTCAAGCTGGAAAAGACCGTGCTGAGCAATCGTCGCGAAGTCTTCACCGGCATGGGCATCGAGTTCCGTCTGAACACCGAAGTGGGCAAGGACGTGACCGTCGAGCAACTGCTCGAAGAATACGATGCCGTGTTCATGGGCATGGGTACCTACACCTACATGAAGGGTGGCTTTGCCGGTGAGGATTTGCCGGGCGTGCATGACGCGCTGGATTTCCTGATCGCCAACGTCAACCGCAACCTGGGCTTTGAAAAATCGCCGGAAGATTTCGTCGACATGAAAGGCAAGAAGGTGGTGGTACTGGGTGGCGGCGACACGGCGATGGACTGCAACCGTACGTCGATTCGCCAGGGCGCCAAGTCGGTGACCTGCGCTTATCGTCGTGACGAAGCGAACATGCCGGGCTCGCGCAAAGAGGTGAAGAACGCCAAGGAAGAAGGCGTGAAATTCCTCTACAACCGCCAGCCGATCGCGATCGTCGGTGAAGACCGTGTCGAAGGCGTGAAGGTGGTCGAGACCCGTCTCGGCGAACCGGACGCCCGTGGCCGTCGCAGCCCCGAGCCGATCCCGGGTTCCGAAGAGATCATCCCGGCTGATGCCGTGGTCATTGCGTTCGGTTTCCGTCCAAGCCCGGCGTCGTGGTTCGAACAGCACAGCATCCAGACCGACAGCCAGGGCCGCGTCGTGGCCCCGGAGCAAGGTCAGTACAAGCATCAGACCAGCAACCCGAAAATCTTCGCCGGTGGTGATATGGTTCGCGGTTCTGACCTGGTGGTGACGGCGATCTTCGAAGGCCGCAATGCCGCCGAAGGGATCCTGGATTATCTGGGCGTTTAACCCCGATCCTGAACTGAAATGCAGTAACCCTGTGGGAGCGAGCCTGCTCGCGATAGCGGTGAATCAGTCACCAGATGTACTGACTGACACTCCGCTATCGCGAGCAGGCTCACTCCCACAGTCGTTTTATGGTGTGGCGAAGACAGTGTTCCACCGCGACAAATTGACCCGATAGACAAAAGGCTGACCTGCAACCGTGCCTTTTGCGTCGCGCTCTGAGAAAATGCCCGCACTTTTTTTCCGGATGCCGACATGACTGCCCTGAAGAACGACCGTTTCCTTCGCGCCCTGCTCAAGCAACCCGTAGACGTCACCCCCGTGTGGATGATGCGTCAGGCCGGTCGCTACCTGCCGGAATACCGCGCCAGCCGTGCCAAGGCCGGCGACTTCATGAGCCTGTGCATGAACCCGGAGTTCGCTTGCGAAGTCACGATGCAGCCGCTCGACCGCTACCCACAACTGGACGCGGCGATCCTGTTCTCCGACATCCTGACCATTCCCGATGCCATGGGCCAAGGCCTGTACTTCGAAACCGGTGAAGGTCCGCGCTTCAAGAAAGTCATCAGCACGATGGCTGACATCGAAGCGCTGCCGATTCCTGATCCGCACAAAGACCTCGGCTACGTCATGGACGCGGTCAGCACCATCCGCCGCGAACTGAACGGCCGTGTGCCGCTGATCGGCTTCGCCGGCAGCCCATGGACCCTGGCCACCTACATGGTCGAAGGCGGCTCGTCGAAAGACTACCGCAAGACCAAAACCATGCTCTACGACAACCCGCAAGCCTTGCACCTGTTGCTGGACAAGCTCGCGCAGACGGTCACCAGCTACCTCAACGGCCAGATCATGGCCGGGGCGCAAGCGGTGCAGATCTTCGACAGTTGGGGTGGCAGCCTTTCGGCGGCGGCGTACCAGGAATTCTCCCTGGCCTACATGCGCAAAATCGTCAGGGGCCTGATCCGTGAACACGAAGGCCGCAAAGTGCCGGTCATCCTGTTCACCAAGAACGGCGGCCTGTGGCTCGAAAGCATTGCTGACGCTGGCGCTGACGCATTGGGCCTGGACTGGACCTGCGACATTGGCAGCGCCCGTGATCGCGTTGGCAGCAAAGTCGCCCTGCAAGGCAACATGGACCCGACGGTGCTGTACGCCAAGCCAGAAGCCATTCGCACCGAAGTCGGCCGCATCCTCGCCAGCTACGGCAAGGGCAGCGGCCACGTGTTCAACCTTGGCCATGGCATCACGCCCGAAGTCGACCCGGAACACGCCGGCGCCTTCCTGCGCGCGGTGCATGAACTGTCGGCGCAGTATCACGAGTGATCGTCGCGGGTTAACCAACACCCTGCTTTTCTGTGGGAGTGAGCCTGCTCGCTCCCACAGTTGTTTATGGTTGACTGGATATTTGTGTTTAAGCCTTTACACCGCCGAGCGGCGGCAACTTCGCCAGTTTCAACGCCACCAGCAGCGCAATCACCAGCAACCCGCCGATGAACAACCCGATCCCGTTCCAGCCACCCATGTGCCAGAACACCCCGCCCGCCGTCCCGGCAATGCTCGACCCGGCGTAATAGCTGAACAGATACAGCGACGACGCCTGCCCCTTGGCTTTGATCGCCCGACGCCCAATCCAGCTACTCGCCACCGAATGGGCGCCGAAGAAACCGAAGGTAAAGATCAACATACCGATGATCACCACCGGCAGCGGCGTCAACATGGTCAGTGCAAGGCCGGCGATCATCAGTACGATCGTCGCCCAGAGCACTTTGCGACGGCCGAGCTGGTCGGCCAACGAGCCGATTTTCGCTGAGCTGTAGATACCCGACAGATACACCACCGAGAGCAGCCCGACGAAGGCCTGGTCCATGTGGTACGGCTCGGCCAGCAGGCGATAGCCGATGTAGTTGAAGAGGGTGACGAACGCGCCCATCAGCACGAAGGCTTCAAGGAATAGCAGCGGCAGGCCGGCGTCACGAAAGTGCAGAGTGAACCCGTCAATCAGGCTGCGCGGGTGCAAAGAGCGGGCGCGGAAGTTGCGCGACTCGGGAAGGATTTTCCAGAACACCGCCGCCGCGATCAGGGCCAGGCCGCCGATTACCAGCATCGCCGTGTGCCAGCTGACAAAGTCGATCAACACGC of the Pseudomonas frederiksbergensis genome contains:
- the pilQ gene encoding type IV pilus secretin PilQ gives rise to the protein MNRIFSTFGTSLWIALLSPMVLAANLEALDVAALPGDRVELKLSFDGPPPSPQGYTTQSPARIALDLPGVVSQLKSKNRELGGGNARSATVVQAKDRARLIINLTQLTPYNARVEGNTLLVVVGQGANKTASSPAPKTPRAATATPAPAKAYAPAGKAIRGVDFQRGTQGEGNVVIDLSDPSIAPDIQERDGKIILDFPRTRLPEPLRVRLDVKDFATPVQFVNASATGDRATISIEPSGAFDYSTYQTDNKLTVSIRPMTADDLQKRNTERFAYTGEKLSLNFQDIDVRSVLQLIADFTNLNLVASDTVQGGITLRLQNVPWDQALDLVLKTKGLDKRKIGNVLLVAPADEIAARERQELESQKQIADLAPLRRELLQVNYAKAADIAKLFQSVTSVESKVDERGSITVDERTNNIIAYQTQNRLDELRRIVAQLDIPVRQVMIEARIVEANVDYDKSLGVRWGGSIQNKGNWNTSGVSNSGANASSTIGTPGSTSTNSPFVDLGAAGNTSGLGIAFITDNVLLDLELTAMEKTGNGEIVSQPKVVTSDKETAKILKGTEIPYQEASSSGATSVSFKEASLSLEVTPQITPDNRIIMEVKVTKDEPDYLNKVQDVPPIKKNEVNAKVLVNDGETIVIGGVFSNTQSKVVDKVPFLGDVPYLGRLFRRDVVSEKKSELLVFLTPRIMNNQAIAVSR
- the aroK gene encoding shikimate kinase AroK, whose product is MRNLILVGPMGAGKSTIGRLLAKELRLPFKDSDKEIELRTGANIPWIFDKEGEPGFRDREQAMIAELCGCDGVVLATGGGAVMREANRRALHAGGRVVYLHASVEQQVGRTSRDRNRPLLRTADPAKTLRDLLAIRDPLYREIADLVVETDERPPRMVVLDILERLQQLPPR
- the aroB gene encoding 3-dehydroquinate synthase — encoded protein: MQTLKVDLGERSYPIHIGEGLLDQLELLAPHIRGRQVAIISNETVAPLYLERLTRSLAQFSVVSVVLPDGEAFKTWETLQLIFDGLLTARHDRRTTVIALGGGVIGDMAGFAAACYQRGVDFIQIPTTLLSQVDSSVGGKTGINHPLGKNMVGAFYQPNVVLIDTATLNTLPARELSAGLAEVIKYGLICDEPFLTWLEENVDRLRALDQVALTYAIERSCAAKAAVVGADERETGVRATLNLGHTFGHAIETHMGYGVWLHGEAVAAGTVMALEMSTRLGWISEQERDRGIRLFQRAGLPVIPPEEMTEADFLEHMAIDKKVIDGRLRLVLLRHMGEAVVTDDYPKEVLQATLGADYRALAQLKG
- a CDS encoding AAA family ATPase — protein: MTSLHADEAFLGHYQLSHDPFSPRVPGFKFFPAQRKPVLGQLHHLARYSQLLLVVTGPQGSGKTLLRQALVASTNKQSVQSVVVSARGAGDAAGVLRQVAQALNVAQAEIGAILAQVVQLALTGQEVYLLVDDAEQLDESALEALLALAAGAPEGRPHVFLFGESSLIAQLDALSLEEERFHVIELQPYTEEETREYLEQRLEGAGRGIELFTADQISDIHESSDGWPGTINQVARDAMIEAMIASRSAVKRPSMGFNMPKKHVLAISAVVVVAVAAAWLMPGRSKAPTTGAPANEQAQLPLGQGTPQPDSGGAPAVEFAGNSQPMPLPLVGNSQPVMRGPLAEAAGGITEGDDGVPVEGSSATPPTVTTTAPPAGIQPGPAPAPAAKPVPAPTQVATAKPVPVAPAVKPAPAPVPAKPAAAAAKPAEKPATVAKAAGGTWYSAQAPGNYVVQILGTSSEAAAQSFVKEQGGEYRYFKKVLNGKPLYVITYGSFANRDAAVTAIKALPAKVQAGKPWPRTVASVQQELATTR